TGAATCCTCTGGATTGGGTTGCGCGCCTCATGAGACGCGACCGTCGGTGACGCAGCGGAACCGGCGCCGGTCGAAGTCACTTCATACGCAGGGTCCTGCGCCGCGACGGCCGCAGGCGGAGCGGTGACCGCAAACGCCACCATGCAGAGCGCGATGCGAAGTAGGCCGGCAAGCTCACTCCGGATCCAGCGGAATCCCGCGGGCCGGGGGATCGCTCCGTGGCCTCGGTGGGGCCGCGCACCCCCTCGGCCGCGGCGTCCCTCGCGCACCCTTCGCGCTGGAGTCCAAGCCGCTCGCCCCCCTTGGTCCGCCCCAAAGAAAAGAAAGGCAGGGCGAGTGAGAACCCGCCCTGCCTGTCAGAGCCTGGCCTACGTCATCCGCCTACGGGCAGGTGAACGTCCCGGCCGTCGTCTGCGCGCCGCAATCGATCACGACGCCGCAGTTGTCGAACTCCTCGTTCGCGTTGGTCAGCGCGGCGTTCAGGTCGGTCGCCGAGCACCCGAGAATCGCGTCGGCGCACGTCGGTCCGGACGCGAGGAAGGCGTTCGTCGCCGCGAGAACGTTTCCGATCGTCTGGCCCCAGGTGCAGGCGGGGTACTGGAAGGCGCGGCAGACGTCGTCGCCCGTCCCGAGCACCTTGTCTCCCCCAGAGGTCTTCGTGCACACGAGCGCGCCGCTCGACGGGATCTGGAAGCCGCTGAAGCCGGACGCCGTGAACACCGAGCTGCCGCCGAAGGTCGAGCAGCTCGAGAGGTAGTCGTTCAGTCGCGTGGCCATCGCCTGACCTGCGAGAACTCCGCCTCCCTCGCCTCGCGAGGCCGACTGCGCCGGATTGAGATCGGGTATCGCTCCCGGCGTGCCGTAGTGGGTGTCGGCACCGACGGCGCTGGGACCCGAAGTCTTGAAGCAGCCCGCCGTCGAGCCGATCGGCAGGTAGGCCTGGAGCGTCGCCAGGTTGTTGATGGTGACGGCGCGCGTTCCATGGATCCCCGCGGTCGTCGCATCGGGATCTCCCGCAAAGATGTTGCAACCTTGCGAGCAGGCGGCGGCGATGAATCCGCAGCCGGCGCCCGCGGTGGCGGGAGAGGACGGGCAGTTGGACGGAGTGCCTGCCGAGCAGGGTGCCGTCGCGATGCTGTTCGGAGCGCCGTAGGCGCCCTGTGTCAGGCCGCAGCAGAACGATCCGACCTCGTTCGAGCACGGCTGCGGTGGCCGCTCGCCGCAGTCCTCGATGACGTCCGGCGGAACGAATCCGTCGCAGTTGCCGGCGTCGATCGGGCAGGTTCCGAGGCAGGCCGCGCCGCTGACGCTGCACGTCCCGGCGGAGGCGCAGGAGTTGACGAAGCGGATTCCGGACGCCGCGCGGCTCCCGGTTCCCATGGGCGTGTTGTCGGCCGCCTCGTTGCCTATGGAGCAGTAGGCGACCGCCGCCGTGAAGCACCCGTCGCCGGGGGTGGTGACGCAGACGTCGATGGAGCTTCCCGTCGAGACGGCGGGGTAGGGAATGGCGAACTTGCAGGTGTAGACCGTTCCGCTCTCCGTGGACTCCGCGACGCACTCCTCACCGGTGTCGCAGTCGCCCTGGCTCCCGACCTGGCTCGCCTGGCAGGTGCCGTGCTTGCCCTTGACCCAGACGGTGGTGGCGCCGGTGCACTCGAGCGATCCGGGGGTGCAGGTCCCCGGGACGACGCAGTCGGTGTCGCTCGCGCAGGCGAACTCGGTTCCCTTGCATCGATGCGTGCCCGGGTTGCAGGTGGTGTTGAGGCTGCAATCCGACGTGCCGGAGCAGGCCTGGCCCGTTCTCGGGCCCGACGTGCACGTCCCGGCCGTCGCCTCGATGTGAATATGGATCGGGCTCCCAGGTGTGACGTCCCACTTCACGGGCTGCGGCTTGGTCGCGCAGGCGTCGTTGCCGCCGCAGCCGTCGTTGTCCACCGTCAGGGCGCCGCTTCCAACTCCGGCCCACGCGGGGGACGCCAGGGCGAAAGCGAGTACCCCGACGAGCACCGCGAGGGTGCGACTACAGTAGCTGAGCTGCTTCATCTTGATCTCCTCATTCCGGGATGGGTCGGATGTTCCTGTTCAGATTCGTCGACGATACGGAAGCGCCATCAGGGCCGCTGGCCTCTTCACGTCCCTCCTGCCATCCGTCACCGCACATGTGCATCCACTCCTCCAACCGATCCGGGCGGCTGCGGATGGCGAAACCCCGGATGGTCAGAACGCGAGCGCCCTTCAACGCCCCAGCGAAGAACACGGGCCGCTCATAACTTCTTACTTTGTAAGGGCTTATTTGCACGCACCGCATTCGTGCGCGGGGGCGGGAAAATTCACGGACCCGCGGCGCGGCACCAGCGCGTTGAGGGACACTTCTCAGGTGGGTGCGGGGCGAGCGCGTCGTGGACCCCCTCCACGCGTCGCGAGCGTTGACTTTACGAGCCGGCCCTCCTCACCGGCGGGCGGGCGGCTCCGACAAATCCCGACCGGCTCGCGCCGACCGGACAGACTCCTGATGACGCCTCATATACCACGATCCGGGACGTGGGTCCAGAAGTTTCCTGTAGGAAAATTCAGAGAATTCCTGTAATCGGTACGGGATTATTGGGGCGTCTCGAGCCCGTGCGCGGCGAGGACGGCCACCGCGGCGTCGCGGATCTCGCGCTTGCTCTCGGTCTGCGCGACGGCCCGGAGCACCTCCATCGCGAGATCCCCTCCGACGGCGCCGAGCGCCTGGACCGCGGCGAGCCTCACGCTCGCCGATTCGGCGAAGCCGATGAAGGCCTTGCGCGTGAGGATGTCGACGAGCGGCTGCGTCGCCTCCTTGAGCCCCATCCTGCCGGCGGAGGCGATCGCCTCCTGGCGCACCTCGGAGTCGAGGGAGGCGTACGGGCTGACCCGCTTCAGGATGTCGAGGACGATGCCGGGGGCGCGCTCGCCGCGCATGACCGAGAGGGCGCTCACCGCCGCCTCCTGGACCCCCCGGTCGGCGTCGCCGAGGAAGGCGATGACGAGCGATTCGCACTCCGGCGAGCTGAGGCGCGTGAGGGTGCGCACGAGCTCCTTCCGCACGCGCGGATCGGCGTGCTTCGCGATGCCCCGGAGCGCGGGCACGACCTCGGAGTCGCCGATCTCCCCCAGGATGTGCACGACGTTGCGCACGAGGTACCACCGGGCGTCCTTGAGCCTCTCGGTGAACGAGACGCTCGACCCCCGGCCCATCTCCTTGAGAAGAGCGACCAGCCGCGAGCGGTTCCCGCGATCGTCCTCCTCGGCGAGGCGGTCGATCAGGTAGTTCGCCGAGCGCGAGCCCCCTCGCTTCAGGATCTCGGCCGCGTCCAGCGAGCCGCCGTCCTCGCTCTGCAGATGGCGATCGGTGAGCACCTTGAAGAGCTTCTCGTTGCCGACGCGCGAGAGGGCCTCGGAGAGCCGCTCCCCCCGCTCGCGCACCAGAGGGTCGGCGGCGGTGGTGAAGGACTCCGCGCGCCGCATCAGCTCGAGCACCGCCCCGAGCTCACCGTTCCTCAGGCGCAGATCGGCGAGGAAGGCGATCCCCGCGGCGAGCCGGGTCTGCACCTCGGCGTCGGGCTCGTCGTGGATCCGCGCGAGGAACATCTCGGCGATCCGGCCGAGCATCGGCCCTCCCTTGCCGGTCTTCTCGATGAGCTGGAGGATGTACCGCGCGTTGTCCGCGACCTTCCGCCGCGTCAGCGCGTCCTCGACGAGCAGGCCGCTCACGTACTTCTGGATGAGGGCGGTCGCCTCCCGGATCTGATCGGTCGCGAACAGCTTGACGAGGACCTCCTTCACGCGCTGGAAGTCCACCTTGAAGAGGTAGTCGCGCTGGTTCAGGAGATGGAGGCGCCGCGCGACGTCGAGCTCGGCCCACATGAGGTGATCGACGAGGTCCTTGCGCTCCTCCTCGGTGATCCCCCGGATCCTGAGGCGCTCGTCGACGACCTGGAGGGAGCCGCTCCGATCCTGCCGCCACGTCGAGGTCCGCTCGAGGAGGTCGTGCACGCGCTGGAGATCCCCCCCCCCGTCCCCCTCGAGCTGGTGGCTCACCATCTCGGCCAGGGCGTCGGCGGGCATGCTCTCGACCGCGCTCGTCAGGTGGCGCCTCAGCGACCTCGGGCCCGTCTTGTCGAGGATGATCCGCGCGTGGTGCTCGGGGGCGGTGTGGGCGAGGATGCGCCCGAGATCCTTGAGGACGGCGGCGGGGTCGCGCCGCTTCTCC
This genomic window from Acidobacteriota bacterium contains:
- a CDS encoding HEAT repeat domain-containing protein; the protein is MKAIEGAELRIAANDWLKELALSLKNVGLYSVDHPRAKESIGRSYSKLKPLLEGRASVTLARADGRLTLESLPVDRDRVVSGQVYSELTDRGVQTLTLAAGTTQGEYGQLIRSLLLKADKVHERGGLDLVLLDEGVSSISVNKARVGRVPETMDLLTDLTLMDLLAGRGQTEGGESLDSLMQKDPEGLARALSQAAVRRDRSPGSTNVDAQSESVADSLERMAERVLEEKRRDPAAVLKDLGRILAHTAPEHHARIILDKTGPRSLRRHLTSAVESMPADALAEMVSHQLEGDGGGDLQRVHDLLERTSTWRQDRSGSLQVVDERLRIRGITEEERKDLVDHLMWAELDVARRLHLLNQRDYLFKVDFQRVKEVLVKLFATDQIREATALIQKYVSGLLVEDALTRRKVADNARYILQLIEKTGKGGPMLGRIAEMFLARIHDEPDAEVQTRLAAGIAFLADLRLRNGELGAVLELMRRAESFTTAADPLVRERGERLSEALSRVGNEKLFKVLTDRHLQSEDGGSLDAAEILKRGGSRSANYLIDRLAEEDDRGNRSRLVALLKEMGRGSSVSFTERLKDARWYLVRNVVHILGEIGDSEVVPALRGIAKHADPRVRKELVRTLTRLSSPECESLVIAFLGDADRGVQEAAVSALSVMRGERAPGIVLDILKRVSPYASLDSEVRQEAIASAGRMGLKEATQPLVDILTRKAFIGFAESASVRLAAVQALGAVGGDLAMEVLRAVAQTESKREIRDAAVAVLAAHGLETPQ